Proteins encoded together in one Chthoniobacterales bacterium window:
- a CDS encoding glycogen/starch/alpha-glucan phosphorylase has translation MKKPAPIAFEKEIIDELKYSLARDSVTASRREWWIATSMAIQRIIIARMMKTLAVHNEGNVRRLYYFSMEFLMGRLFVNNMIAAGVLEEVSEALANLGHPLEETRDEEYDMALGNGGLGRLAACFLDSLATLDLPAIGYGIHYEYGLFKQEFRNGYQVELPDAWVQYGSPWEIVRPQHQQEIPVYGHVEVVTDENGKTSSVWVGFRKLIGVPYDIPIPGYGTETVNFLRLWESRAPEEFDFDAFNRGGYEEAVRQKNMAETISKVLYPNDHTEAGKELRLLQQYFFVACSLRDIIRRFQKDNSDWETFPEKVAIQLNDTHPAIAIPELQRLLTDDYGVPWDKAWSIVTRVFAYTNHTLMPEALERWSVGLFRKVLPRHLQIILEINKQFLEDVEKKWPGDVDKKRNLSLIEEGHEQMVRMGHLCVVGSHSVNGVAAIHTALIKSDLFPEFHSLWPKKINNKTNGITPRRWLLSCNPRLADLITRTIGHGWERDLDKLRELEPHADEAGFREEFMAVKHANKVRLAKRILQECNIEVDPSAMFDVQIKRLHEYKRQHLNLLHILWLYRRLLQDPKLDIPPRVFIFAAKAAPGYDTAKLIIKAINAVGSKINADTRIGGKIKVAFMPNYRVSLAQRIVPAADLSEQISTAGKEASGTGNMKLALNGAVTIGTLDGANVEIRDEVGKDNIFIFGNTVEDVHKLQAKGYNPQTYYEKDPELAAVIDWLGTDYFTEGEPRDILAPLRDNLLYRDPFLCLADFASYCKTQEEVSEAFKDRARWGKMAVLNTARVGKFSSDRTIKEYAKEIWKLKPVRVP, from the coding sequence ATGAAGAAGCCTGCACCAATCGCGTTCGAGAAAGAAATCATCGATGAGTTGAAGTATTCGCTTGCCCGCGACTCGGTCACCGCGTCGAGACGTGAATGGTGGATCGCCACCTCCATGGCCATCCAGCGGATCATCATTGCGCGGATGATGAAGACCCTCGCCGTTCATAACGAGGGCAATGTGCGGCGCCTTTATTATTTTTCCATGGAGTTCCTCATGGGCCGGCTGTTCGTGAACAACATGATCGCCGCCGGCGTTTTGGAGGAGGTCAGCGAAGCACTCGCCAACCTCGGGCATCCGCTTGAGGAGACCCGCGACGAGGAATACGACATGGCCCTGGGGAACGGCGGGCTCGGGCGGCTTGCGGCCTGTTTCCTGGATTCCCTCGCGACGCTGGACCTGCCCGCCATCGGTTACGGCATCCACTACGAATACGGGCTCTTCAAGCAGGAGTTCCGCAACGGTTACCAGGTGGAACTTCCGGATGCCTGGGTGCAATACGGCTCGCCGTGGGAAATCGTCCGCCCGCAGCACCAGCAGGAAATCCCCGTTTACGGCCACGTCGAGGTGGTCACCGACGAGAACGGCAAGACGTCCTCAGTGTGGGTCGGCTTCCGAAAGCTCATCGGGGTCCCTTATGACATTCCGATTCCGGGATACGGCACCGAGACCGTGAACTTCCTGCGACTCTGGGAATCGCGGGCCCCGGAGGAATTTGATTTCGATGCCTTCAACCGCGGCGGCTACGAGGAAGCCGTGCGACAGAAAAACATGGCCGAGACCATCAGCAAGGTCCTTTACCCGAACGACCACACCGAAGCGGGCAAGGAACTCAGGCTCTTGCAGCAGTATTTTTTCGTCGCCTGCTCGCTGCGCGACATCATCCGCCGCTTCCAGAAGGACAACTCGGATTGGGAGACTTTTCCCGAGAAGGTGGCAATCCAGCTCAACGACACCCACCCGGCAATCGCCATCCCCGAACTGCAACGACTGCTCACCGATGATTACGGTGTCCCGTGGGACAAGGCATGGTCCATCGTCACACGCGTGTTCGCCTACACCAACCACACGCTGATGCCCGAGGCGCTCGAGCGTTGGAGCGTGGGCCTTTTTCGCAAAGTCCTTCCCCGCCATCTGCAGATCATCCTCGAGATCAACAAGCAGTTCCTCGAGGACGTGGAGAAAAAGTGGCCCGGGGACGTGGACAAGAAGCGCAACCTGTCGTTGATCGAGGAAGGCCACGAGCAGATGGTCCGCATGGGGCACCTCTGCGTCGTCGGCAGCCACTCGGTCAACGGCGTGGCCGCCATCCACACCGCGTTGATCAAGAGCGATCTATTCCCGGAGTTCCACTCGCTCTGGCCGAAAAAAATCAACAACAAGACCAACGGCATCACCCCGCGCCGCTGGTTGCTTTCCTGCAACCCGCGCCTGGCCGACCTCATCACGCGCACCATAGGCCACGGATGGGAGCGCGACCTCGACAAACTGCGCGAATTGGAACCGCATGCGGATGAGGCCGGATTCCGAGAGGAGTTCATGGCGGTGAAACACGCGAACAAGGTCAGGTTGGCCAAGCGCATCCTGCAGGAGTGCAACATCGAGGTGGACCCCTCTGCGATGTTCGATGTTCAGATCAAGCGCCTGCACGAATACAAGCGCCAGCATCTGAACCTGCTGCACATCCTCTGGCTTTACCGCCGGCTGCTCCAAGATCCCAAGCTCGACATTCCGCCGCGCGTTTTCATCTTCGCCGCCAAAGCCGCGCCGGGCTACGACACGGCCAAGCTTATCATCAAAGCTATCAACGCCGTGGGCTCGAAAATCAACGCGGACACGCGCATCGGCGGAAAGATCAAGGTGGCCTTCATGCCCAATTACCGCGTTTCCCTCGCCCAGCGCATCGTCCCGGCAGCGGATCTCTCGGAGCAAATCTCCACTGCGGGCAAGGAAGCCTCAGGCACGGGCAACATGAAACTCGCGCTCAACGGCGCCGTGACCATCGGCACGCTCGACGGCGCGAATGTCGAAATCCGAGACGAGGTTGGCAAGGACAACATCTTCATCTTCGGCAACACGGTGGAGGATGTCCACAAGCTCCAGGCCAAGGGCTACAATCCGCAGACTTATTACGAGAAGGACCCCGAACTCGCCGCAGTGATCGACTGGCTCGGAACCGACTACTTCACCGAGGGGGAACCGCGCGACATCCTCGCGCCGTTGCGCGACAACCTGCTCTACCGAGACCCGTTCCTTTGCCTGGCGGACTTCGCATCCTACTGCAAAACCCAGGAAGAAGTTTCTGAGGCCTTCAAAGACAGGGCCCGCTGGGGCAAGATGGCCGTGCTTAACACCGCGAGGGTCGGCAAGTTCTCGAGCGACCGCACGATCAAGGAATACGCCAAGGAGATCTGGAAACTGAAGCCGGTGCGGGTACCCTGA
- a CDS encoding metallophosphoesterase family protein: MRIAVIADTHNRLPDEVADAIAGADEIWHLGDVCNTETLALLQSLGPPVSAVRGNCDPHRLAPDTLKLRRGARTFYLVHEPPGLVPDGAAFALHGHTHVPRDETCGGVRYLNPGSVGKANHGAPASYAWLTLEEGCEPLWKVITLATDRRS, encoded by the coding sequence ATGCGCATCGCGGTGATCGCCGACACCCACAACCGACTTCCCGACGAGGTTGCGGACGCGATCGCCGGCGCCGACGAAATCTGGCATCTCGGCGACGTCTGCAACACTGAGACGCTCGCGTTGCTGCAGTCATTGGGGCCGCCGGTGAGTGCCGTCCGGGGAAATTGCGACCCGCACCGTCTCGCACCGGACACTCTCAAGCTCCGGCGCGGCGCACGCACATTTTACCTCGTGCATGAACCCCCGGGCCTCGTGCCGGACGGCGCAGCGTTCGCACTCCACGGGCATACGCATGTGCCGCGCGACGAGACCTGCGGCGGGGTGCGCTATTTGAATCCCGGATCGGTGGGGAAGGCCAATCACGGGGCGCCGGCTTCCTACGCATGGCTGACGCTGGAAGAAGGATGCGAACCCCTCTGGAAGGTGATCACGCTCGCCACCGACCGGAGGAGTTGA
- a CDS encoding thiazole synthase: protein MSKPLVIAGRTFRSRLLLGTGKFASHELMRDALAASGSEIVTVALRRADLSGTKDPFANILDFIDPEKFLLLPNTSGAMNAEEAVRLARLAATAGLPKWVKLEIHPDPQYLLPDPIETLRATEILAAEGFTVLPYINADPVLAKRLEDAGAATVMPLGSPIGSNRGIETRAQIAIIIEQARVPVIVDAGLGAPSHAAEAMEMGADAVLINTAIAVAENPVAMARAFRMAVEAGRDAREAGLPAQGETAAPTSPLTAFLQTT, encoded by the coding sequence GTGAGCAAGCCACTGGTCATCGCAGGCCGCACCTTCCGCTCGCGGCTTCTTCTCGGCACGGGAAAGTTCGCCTCGCACGAACTCATGCGCGACGCGCTGGCGGCGAGCGGGTCGGAGATTGTGACCGTCGCGCTTCGACGCGCGGATCTCAGCGGAACCAAAGACCCGTTCGCCAACATCCTCGATTTCATCGATCCCGAAAAATTTCTCCTGCTTCCGAACACCAGCGGAGCCATGAACGCGGAGGAAGCTGTGCGCCTCGCGCGGCTGGCCGCCACCGCGGGACTTCCCAAATGGGTGAAGCTGGAGATTCATCCCGACCCGCAATACCTGCTCCCCGATCCGATCGAGACGCTGCGAGCCACCGAGATCCTGGCAGCCGAGGGGTTCACTGTGCTTCCTTACATCAATGCCGACCCGGTCCTGGCCAAACGGCTGGAGGATGCGGGGGCAGCGACCGTGATGCCGCTCGGCTCTCCCATCGGAAGCAACCGCGGGATCGAAACGCGCGCGCAGATTGCCATCATCATCGAGCAAGCCCGCGTGCCGGTTATTGTGGACGCCGGTCTCGGTGCACCCAGCCACGCGGCCGAGGCAATGGAAATGGGCGCCGACGCGGTGCTGATCAACACGGCCATCGCCGTGGCGGAAAATCCCGTTGCCATGGCGCGGGCCTTCCGTATGGCGGTCGAGGCGGGGCGCGATGCGCGTGAAGCCGGTCTGCCCGCTCAAGGGGAAACTGCGGCACCGACCAGTCCCCTCACCGCATTTTTGCAAACTACCTGA
- a CDS encoding thioredoxin family protein: MKTQILSFVAFALFAAACHAAPAPGEQAPDFTLTDSDGKSHKLSDFKGKVVVLEWLNHGCPFVKKHYDSGNMQKLQKEYTGKDVVWLSIVSSAPGKQGHMSREETNKTKQEKSAAPTAILIDEEGTVGRLYDAKVTPELFVIDGSGIVVYAGAIDDKKSTDPADVTGAKNFVKQALDETLAGKKVSEPRTTAYGCSVKYAN, translated from the coding sequence ATGAAAACACAAATCCTATCCTTCGTTGCGTTCGCATTATTCGCCGCCGCGTGCCATGCCGCGCCCGCGCCCGGTGAGCAAGCGCCTGACTTCACGCTCACGGACTCCGATGGCAAGAGCCACAAACTGTCCGATTTCAAAGGCAAGGTCGTGGTCTTGGAATGGCTCAATCACGGATGCCCGTTCGTCAAAAAGCACTATGACAGCGGCAACATGCAGAAGCTTCAGAAGGAATACACAGGCAAAGACGTCGTCTGGCTGTCGATCGTGTCATCCGCCCCCGGCAAGCAGGGACACATGAGCCGCGAGGAGACCAACAAAACCAAACAGGAAAAAAGCGCCGCACCTACGGCCATCCTAATCGACGAGGAAGGCACGGTGGGCAGACTCTACGATGCGAAGGTCACGCCGGAACTCTTCGTCATCGACGGCAGCGGCATCGTCGTTTACGCGGGCGCGATCGATGACAAAAAATCGACGGATCCCGCAGATGTCACCGGCGCAAAAAACTTCGTCAAACAAGCTTTGGACGAAACGCTCGCCGGAAAGAAAGTTTCGGAGCCTCGGACCACGGCCTACGGTTGCTCAGTCAAATACGCGAACTGA
- a CDS encoding thiol:disulfide interchange protein, producing the protein MRALLFLALLVSPLAAQTYQGKKLVEASLVADTTAIVPGRPFRLGLHLRMAPGWHTYWENPGDSGLATTFDLELPAGFEAGPVSWPLPQRLVEPGDIQVYAYRDEVLLVRTVTAPVTEAREVEFRAKSTWLVCEAICIPGKAELNLALPVAPDAEPANAELFTKFTALVPSGQAPPFALEWSRTSTGWNLSIRDAEGAKRADFYPFADNEHPVGHTAPSQISDGSATLAIPVADSAPVRGVLAVDNGERRGWVVESKTTISSPATQTPGGTTGFWTYLLFGALGGFILNLMPCVLPVISLKVFGFMRQAGDSRSAILKHGLAFVGGIFFWFLGLAAVVIALKSAGSEVTWAFQFQSPWFNFVIGAIVFLFALNLFGVFEIVLPGRAAQGIAEAGSHGGLAGSFTQGILATLLATPCTAPFLGTALGFAFAQTPAVIFAMFGAIAGGMAFPYLLLAAKPGWMKFLPKPGAWMERLKQFMGFPLAATLLWLLYVIGQQRGTEAVIWASASYLCLALAAWLYGAFLGPLSSTRAKTFAALGIALSLFVGLGYFAGNLFARTTIAAAEKSSPAQAGGISWIPYSEAKLQRLLAEGKPVFLDFTADWCITCKFNMRTAIDTAAVREGFARQGIVPMLADWTNSNPEITRKLARFGRVGVPFYLFYPAGRANDPVILPEILTEQIVLRSVGITDNTHRP; encoded by the coding sequence ATGCGCGCACTGCTTTTTCTGGCACTGCTTGTTTCGCCGTTGGCGGCACAGACTTACCAGGGAAAGAAACTGGTCGAGGCTTCGCTGGTTGCGGACACCACGGCGATCGTCCCGGGAAGACCGTTCCGCCTCGGCCTCCATCTGCGCATGGCGCCCGGCTGGCACACCTACTGGGAAAACCCGGGCGACTCCGGACTCGCCACCACCTTCGACCTCGAACTGCCCGCCGGCTTCGAGGCTGGACCAGTCTCCTGGCCTTTGCCGCAGCGCCTCGTCGAACCGGGTGACATCCAAGTTTATGCCTATCGCGACGAAGTTCTGCTCGTCCGAACCGTGACTGCGCCCGTTACCGAGGCGAGAGAAGTCGAGTTTCGCGCGAAATCGACTTGGCTGGTTTGCGAAGCCATCTGCATCCCAGGCAAAGCCGAACTGAACCTCGCCCTTCCCGTTGCCCCTGATGCGGAGCCGGCCAACGCGGAACTTTTCACCAAGTTCACCGCTCTCGTCCCGTCCGGACAAGCGCCTCCTTTCGCGCTCGAGTGGTCGCGCACTTCCACGGGATGGAACCTCTCCATCCGGGATGCCGAGGGCGCAAAGCGTGCCGATTTCTATCCCTTCGCGGACAATGAACATCCTGTCGGCCACACAGCGCCAAGCCAGATATCGGATGGCTCGGCAACACTTGCCATACCGGTTGCCGACTCCGCTCCGGTTCGCGGCGTGCTGGCTGTTGATAACGGCGAACGTCGCGGCTGGGTTGTCGAGAGCAAGACAACGATAAGCTCCCCGGCCACCCAAACTCCGGGGGGCACCACGGGATTCTGGACTTACCTGCTGTTCGGCGCCCTCGGCGGATTCATCCTCAATCTCATGCCCTGCGTCCTGCCGGTCATCTCCCTCAAGGTTTTCGGCTTCATGCGCCAAGCCGGCGACTCGCGCTCAGCCATCCTCAAACACGGTCTCGCCTTTGTCGGAGGAATTTTTTTCTGGTTCCTTGGCTTGGCCGCCGTCGTCATCGCACTCAAGTCGGCCGGGAGCGAGGTCACGTGGGCCTTCCAGTTCCAGAGTCCATGGTTCAACTTTGTCATAGGCGCCATTGTTTTTCTCTTCGCCCTCAACCTTTTCGGCGTTTTTGAAATCGTTCTGCCCGGGCGCGCCGCCCAAGGCATCGCGGAGGCAGGCAGCCACGGGGGCCTGGCCGGATCCTTTACCCAGGGAATCCTCGCAACGCTACTGGCCACACCTTGCACCGCGCCGTTCCTCGGGACGGCACTCGGCTTCGCCTTCGCCCAGACGCCTGCCGTCATTTTCGCCATGTTCGGTGCCATCGCAGGCGGCATGGCATTTCCTTACCTGCTGCTGGCGGCGAAACCCGGATGGATGAAATTTCTGCCGAAACCCGGTGCGTGGATGGAAAGGCTCAAGCAGTTCATGGGCTTTCCCCTCGCAGCCACCCTCCTCTGGCTTCTTTACGTCATCGGACAACAGCGCGGCACCGAGGCCGTCATATGGGCCTCCGCATCCTATCTTTGCCTCGCCTTGGCGGCGTGGCTCTACGGGGCGTTCCTAGGACCGCTGTCATCCACGCGCGCCAAGACGTTCGCCGCACTGGGCATCGCGCTCTCGCTTTTCGTCGGGCTGGGTTACTTCGCAGGCAACCTTTTCGCCCGCACAACGATCGCGGCCGCCGAAAAATCCTCACCTGCTCAGGCCGGAGGCATTTCATGGATTCCTTATTCCGAAGCCAAGCTGCAACGACTCCTGGCCGAGGGCAAACCCGTCTTCCTGGATTTCACCGCCGATTGGTGCATCACATGCAAATTCAACATGCGCACCGCGATCGATACGGCGGCGGTCCGCGAGGGCTTCGCCAGACAAGGCATCGTCCCCATGCTTGCGGACTGGACAAACAGCAACCCCGAGATCACTCGCAAGCTTGCCCGATTCGGCCGAGTCGGGGTTCCTTTTTACTTGTTTTATCCTGCGGGTCGCGCGAATGACCCCGTGATCCTTCCCGAAATTCTCACCGAACAGATCGTCCTGCGATCGGTCGGGATAACTGACAACACGCATAGACCATGA
- a CDS encoding deoxyguanosinetriphosphate triphosphohydrolase — protein sequence MSILRKREESEQIEERTLAPFAQMSACSRGRIHSQAPHRWRTEYQRDVARIIHSAAFRRLEYKTQVFLNGTGDHYRTRLTHTMEVASISRTLARALGLNEDLAEAVALAHDLGHSPFGHSGEETLDRLLVDHGGFDHNDQSLRVVTLLESPYEDFEGLNLTREVLEGLQKHASARSTPGLGSHSCACLEGQIADLADEIAYYAHDVQDGLEAGLIHPAQLSDVALCADISRESGLDLAGADAKTARLSLARLLSNHLIEDVLEASSARIAIAGVRNADDVRRHPDLLIGYSERTAAEAKTLRRFLYANLYFHPEVNGANQRACEMMAAVFAAYIRDPSQIGREATRRVPNCGLYRAAGDYIAGMTDRYLLLEHERLLGKP from the coding sequence ATGAGCATCCTGCGCAAACGGGAGGAGTCGGAGCAGATCGAGGAGCGCACTCTCGCGCCTTTCGCTCAAATGTCCGCCTGCAGCCGGGGACGGATCCACAGTCAGGCGCCTCATCGTTGGCGCACCGAATACCAGCGGGACGTCGCGCGCATCATCCATTCCGCGGCCTTTCGCCGCCTGGAATACAAAACGCAGGTTTTCCTCAACGGAACAGGCGACCATTACCGGACGCGCCTCACACACACGATGGAAGTCGCCTCGATCAGCCGCACCCTGGCCCGCGCCTTGGGACTGAACGAGGACCTGGCCGAAGCGGTGGCCTTGGCCCATGACCTCGGACACTCCCCTTTCGGTCACTCGGGCGAAGAGACGCTCGACCGCCTGCTCGTGGATCATGGCGGATTCGACCACAACGACCAGAGCCTGCGCGTCGTCACGCTTTTGGAAAGTCCTTACGAGGATTTCGAGGGTCTCAACCTCACCCGCGAGGTGCTCGAGGGTCTGCAAAAGCACGCCTCTGCCCGCAGCACACCTGGCCTCGGTTCGCACTCCTGCGCATGCCTCGAGGGCCAGATCGCGGATCTCGCCGACGAAATCGCCTATTACGCGCACGATGTGCAGGACGGACTCGAAGCGGGCCTCATTCATCCCGCGCAACTCTCCGATGTCGCGCTGTGCGCCGACATTTCACGGGAGAGCGGCTTGGACCTGGCCGGTGCCGACGCCAAAACTGCACGCCTAAGTCTCGCGCGTCTGCTTTCGAATCACCTGATCGAAGACGTCCTTGAGGCGAGTTCCGCGCGCATCGCGATCGCGGGTGTCAGAAACGCGGACGATGTCCGTCGGCATCCGGATCTTCTCATCGGCTATAGCGAGCGCACCGCGGCGGAAGCCAAGACGCTACGCCGTTTTCTCTACGCGAATCTCTACTTCCATCCCGAAGTCAACGGCGCCAACCAACGAGCCTGTGAAATGATGGCGGCTGTTTTTGCCGCTTACATCCGCGACCCGAGCCAGATCGGGCGCGAGGCTACGCGGCGCGTGCCAAACTGCGGGCTTTACCGAGCCGCCGGAGACTACATTGCAGGAATGACCGACCGCTACCTGCTCCTCGAGCACGAGCGCCTGCTCGGGAAGCCATGA
- a CDS encoding ATP-binding cassette domain-containing protein — translation MASVTFENVTKIYRGRHGEDIPAVLDLSLEVPDKSFVVLLGPSGCGKTSALRMAAGLEPLTSGKILIDGEEVNRVPPGDRDVTMVFQNYALYPHLTVAENLAFGLKIRRFPADEIARRVREAAAILGIEDLLDRHPRNLSGGQQQRVAVGRAIVRRPRVFLFDEPLSNLDMRMRAQMRTELIRLHQRLQSTIIYVTHDQSEAMTMGTRIAVLREGTLQQCGAPLEVYRQPRNTFVAGFLGGPPMNFVRGTLRARTSSRVTFSEAENGSLELEFERPGLLAGLAEREVLLGLRPEDLQPIPAQDKPDASVFPATLDIIEPTGAESICYLQTGANSIVCRSRHPVDPRETGHRLLFRVDTDKLVFFHPSTHERIG, via the coding sequence ATGGCCAGCGTCACGTTCGAAAACGTCACCAAGATCTACCGCGGCCGCCACGGTGAAGACATACCCGCCGTGCTCGACCTCTCGCTGGAAGTGCCCGACAAGTCTTTTGTGGTTCTGCTCGGTCCCTCGGGCTGCGGCAAAACGAGTGCCCTTCGCATGGCGGCAGGCCTCGAACCGCTCACATCGGGAAAGATTCTGATCGACGGCGAAGAGGTCAACCGAGTGCCGCCCGGCGACCGCGATGTCACGATGGTTTTCCAAAACTACGCCCTCTACCCGCATCTCACGGTCGCGGAAAATCTGGCCTTCGGCCTGAAAATCCGGCGCTTCCCCGCGGACGAAATCGCGCGCCGCGTGCGCGAGGCCGCCGCCATTCTCGGCATCGAGGATTTGCTCGATCGTCACCCGCGCAATCTCTCGGGAGGACAGCAGCAACGCGTGGCCGTCGGTCGCGCGATCGTGCGGCGCCCGCGGGTTTTTCTTTTCGACGAACCGCTCTCGAATCTCGACATGCGGATGCGCGCCCAAATGCGCACGGAACTCATCCGCCTGCATCAGCGGCTTCAGTCCACGATCATTTACGTCACCCACGACCAGTCGGAGGCGATGACCATGGGAACGCGCATCGCGGTGCTCCGGGAGGGGACTCTGCAGCAGTGCGGGGCACCGCTCGAAGTTTACCGGCAGCCGCGCAACACCTTCGTTGCCGGGTTCCTTGGCGGACCGCCGATGAACTTCGTGCGCGGCACATTGCGCGCGCGCACTTCCTCACGCGTGACTTTCTCCGAGGCGGAAAACGGCTCGCTCGAGTTGGAATTCGAGAGGCCCGGGCTTTTGGCGGGATTGGCGGAGCGCGAAGTGCTGCTTGGCTTGCGACCGGAGGATTTGCAGCCCATACCCGCGCAGGACAAGCCCGACGCGTCTGTTTTCCCCGCGACACTCGACATCATCGAACCGACAGGCGCGGAATCCATCTGCTATTTGCAGACGGGAGCCAACTCGATCGTCTGCCGCAGTCGCCACCCCGTCGATCCGCGCGAGACGGGACACCGCCTCCTTTTCCGGGTCGATACCGACAAACTCGTTTTCTTTCATCCGTCCACGCACGAACGCATCGGTTGA
- a CDS encoding FAD-dependent oxidoreductase — protein sequence MMTVVVGAGLAGLTCAKVLTRAGCPCLVFEAAGVPGGRVVSGRTPDGYILDRGFQVLLSSYPSARKHLDLVSLGGGAFRSGALFVGDGAPRTLENPLRNPLSALAAFGGVLPAVDMVRLAFLTLAAVRGGGADIKAEDFLRGRGFSEKFFARFAIPFFGGVLLDPALSQSSSLLLGYLRRFATGLALLPGAGIGAIAGQLASRLQPESVRYACRVERVLFDNGRARGVVLESGEHVAADNVVLAADEPSVCRLLGRGEPRRAFSTAVHYFAAGRAFHRGGWICLPPFDSGNPVLHAALLTNVAPSLAPAGRHLWSVTVKPDHPRAHDAEFVAAVVASWFRADRSELQPLDFIRVLYAVPAQPPGFQRRPAPWGELPPGLLVAGDAVSGASIDAAMASGEAAAKKLILSAAGN from the coding sequence ATGATGACGGTCGTTGTTGGCGCCGGTCTTGCGGGGCTCACTTGCGCGAAAGTTCTTACCCGGGCCGGGTGTCCTTGCCTTGTGTTCGAGGCTGCCGGTGTCCCGGGCGGCCGCGTCGTGTCCGGGCGCACACCGGATGGCTACATTCTCGACCGTGGATTTCAGGTGCTGCTCTCGTCTTATCCTTCCGCACGCAAGCATCTCGACCTGGTCTCCCTCGGCGGCGGTGCTTTCCGTTCCGGCGCACTTTTTGTCGGCGATGGCGCGCCACGCACCTTGGAAAATCCCTTGCGCAACCCGCTTTCGGCACTCGCGGCGTTCGGCGGAGTGCTTCCTGCCGTCGATATGGTCCGGCTGGCGTTTTTGACGCTTGCGGCAGTCCGGGGCGGGGGGGCGGACATCAAAGCGGAGGACTTTCTGCGCGGGCGCGGATTCAGCGAAAAATTTTTCGCCCGCTTCGCGATTCCGTTTTTCGGCGGCGTTCTTTTGGACCCCGCACTCTCGCAGAGCAGTTCTCTTTTGCTCGGATATCTGCGCCGATTTGCCACCGGCTTGGCTCTGCTGCCCGGCGCGGGGATCGGCGCGATTGCGGGTCAACTCGCCTCGCGATTGCAGCCGGAGTCCGTTCGCTACGCTTGTCGCGTGGAGCGCGTTCTTTTCGATAACGGACGGGCGAGGGGTGTCGTGCTCGAAAGCGGCGAGCACGTCGCAGCTGACAATGTCGTTCTCGCCGCAGACGAACCCTCGGTCTGCCGCTTGCTCGGACGTGGGGAGCCGCGTCGCGCTTTCTCCACTGCCGTGCACTACTTTGCCGCCGGCCGCGCCTTTCACCGTGGCGGCTGGATTTGCCTGCCGCCGTTCGACAGCGGGAATCCCGTGTTGCACGCGGCGTTGCTCACCAATGTCGCTCCGTCTCTCGCGCCTGCGGGCAGGCACTTGTGGAGTGTGACCGTGAAACCGGATCATCCCCGCGCGCACGATGCCGAATTTGTGGCGGCGGTGGTCGCCTCATGGTTCAGAGCCGACCGTTCGGAGTTGCAGCCGCTGGATTTTATTCGCGTGCTCTACGCGGTTCCGGCACAACCGCCGGGCTTCCAGCGCCGCCCTGCTCCGTGGGGAGAGTTGCCACCGGGCTTGCTGGTGGCCGGCGATGCGGTTTCGGGCGCGAGCATCGATGCGGCAATGGCCAGCGGGGAGGCGGCCGCAAAAAAATTGATTTTGTCCGCTGCCGGCAACTGA